cagaagaccgggtaaaaaATTCcgttaacctgggagaaggtgtgaggcgcTCCCGagttccgtagttttagcacggtcgcttaacaattaatacttggcgtaattatctgatttattacatgttttaaacctattgtgtatttttgtcttttaccattttttaatatttatggaatttatttgaacaagtcgcgatgtcgcacacttgtcgttttggtacacattgcgaaccgcgccacgtgaaacgcacccgcaatttacaacatatttatttttattattatttaaagttatgatcaagtcgcgtgaaacgcgcattTGAATTGaggtttacgtatcatgactatgccacaggaactgtacccatagtcacgatgatttattattaatcgtgcctaaatcaagctacggtgttcgaatattattcaattactaattttgacattattgtaaggtcatgaggtatgtatattgttatgaagaaaatgaagtaaattaattatggaaaaagttggctagcttgtgaatatttatttgttttggtcatgtgcaacaattagcccataaatacgctagggaagttcaattaaagtcttacaccaatcatggcccaacctaatctcttataattttactgctaactaatatttgaaattagactaaatttatggcagGAAAAGATAGATACAGGCAGGATcaatttagtcactaagataggagatcaaaatgaaactaaagcatgctaaaatggaaagccattacttcattgaataaacaagaaaagtaacgaattaatacatattcatcaataaaattaaccatatgaactactaaaaaggacaataaattaatcttaacaaatactcaacatgagaacaaattaatcttagcacactcagatgcgaactcgatcatatcatactcaaagttaaattaaaacagagtgacccaaaacattaatgagaaaaaaaatagaaagagaagtgaacctttgtattgatgattgtggatttaaattacaaccactcaatgatcggaTAGCTCTCAACTGTACCCTTCGGACCACGAAAAACTCGAGCGGcaaatctcaacttgcaacctcaatcgaccttgcaaaactgacgatttagaggctatttttggagcttttttttttgggagggggggggggggaggggggagggttaatgatggctcaaaagtggtcaagggctggtggtttttttaatttttcactttcttttactttttttataaaACAATTTCTACcttcttttacttttacttttcaattttatattttacttttcctattttttaattcccatccgaaatttgttttaaaaaataaataaaaaataataataataattaatttttatttaatttcggtttttaattcattttatttaaaaataaagataaaaataatactaatagtaataattgaccttttaaattattaataatttctctctctctctctctctctctctctctctctcatatatatatatatatatatatatatatatatatatatatatatataagtgtaacaaagctaaaaaatatatgtattaaattctgtaaatatttatatagtagaaggtgataaaaattcaaatatagtcaaaaattaggtgctcacagctgcacctctttgcttgaaaacatgaagagatttcaggcaaagactaggtgagccacgtgactaattttttaccaaaccattattcaaaaggaaaagaaataaaagatagggtgcaaccgagtccttgttttagacagcctacatatcccgggttataggggaatcaggtcgcgtgtagttcaaggagaatggtagaatgatgagttgaggagtcgagtgaggttccgtcgaggctccggtccgcggtcctgctattatatcaaaataaaaaaaaaaaaactaaacaagcatatcaattatgagttacaagattcctatctatgagtcttcagaaatttgatcttgagtcttgactggttcttcatgcagactctgatctaaaccttgatgctcgctagctgtaggttctagttcattgttctatagcttcttctaatcaaaacggaactccaatgctcgtggcttcagtcgtGTCTTAGCATTCCAtatcttttcaattgcttttgcattttggattcactttttttttcttttcttttattctgaattgagacttctttttttggtcatctcgaatcttgtgcctcgaggtaaaacctactcagacaccaaaacaaacaatcgaacaaaatttttctatcccagtttgcactagaaaaattttgtgagttattgtaagaaaattctaaactacttctttatttaaagcaataaaaggtcgggagtggtgtaccctgaaaatataatttttttttttgggattgtgttcttttattgtcaaaaggatgtctcaactaaggattagtgtaccttatgttggaaaaatgtggccagggaatgggataccctatattggcaaagatatcggggaatggtgtaccctgcatttaagatcaaatcaactagggagtggagaccctatgttgaaaaaagcgactaggtagtggagaccctatgtcgaaaataaaatcaactagggagtggagaccctatgttggaaaaggcgactagggagtggagaccctatgtctacaataacatcaactagggagtggagaccctatgttgcaaaagcgactagggagtggagaccctatgtctaaaaatatcaactagggagtggagaccttatgtcggaaaagaaactagggagtggagaccctatgtctaaaaatcatcaactagggagtggggaccctatgttggaaaatcatcaactagggttgtggagaccctatgtttgaaaagagactagggagtggagaccctatgtctaaaatatcatcaactagggagtggataccctatgttggaaaataatcaactagggagtggagaccctatgttagaaaagaaactagggagtggagaccctatgtctaaaatatcaatcaactagggagtggataccttatgttggaaaagcgactagggagtggagaccctatgtctaaaataaaaacaaatagggagtggagaccctatgttggaaaaggcgactagggagtggataccctatgtctaaaaataaaatcaactagggagtgaaaaccctatgttggaaaaggcgactagggagtggagactctatgtctaaaaataaaatcaactagggagttgagaccctatgttggaaaagcgactagggagtggagaccctatgtctaaaaatcatcaactagggagtggagatcctatgttggaaaagcgactagggagtggagaccttatgtccaaaataacttcaactagggagtggagaccctatgttggaaaagcgactaggaagtgaagaccctatgtttaaaaacatcaactagggagtggagaccctatgtctaaaaacatcaactagggagtggataccctatgttggaaaagcagactagggaatggagaccctatgtctaaaaacatcaactagggagtggagaccctatgttggaaaagagactagggagtggagacactatgtctaaaaatcatcaactagggagtggagaccctatgttggaaaatcatcaactagggagtggagatcctatgttggaaaagagactagggagtggataccctatgtctaaaaatcatcaactagggagtggagaccctatgttggaaaagtgactagggagtggagaccctatgtccaaaataacttcaactagggagtggagaccctatgttggaaaagagactagggagtggagaccctatgtctaaaaatcatcaactagggagtggagaccctatgttggaaaatcatcgactagggagtggagactctatgttggaaaagagactagggagtggataccctatgtctaaaaatcatcaactagggagtggagaccctatgttggaaaagagactagggagtggataccctatgtctaaaaatcatcaactagggagtggagaccctatgttggaaaagcgactagggagtggagaccctatgtccaaaataacttcaactagggagtggagaccctatgttggaaaacgactagggagtgaagaccctatgtctaaaataaaatcaactagggagtagagaccctatgttggaaaagtgactagggagtggagaccctatatctaaaaatcatcaactaggatgtggagaccctatgttggaaaacgcagctagggattggagaccctatactaccatgatttttttttctttctttttaatttcatattttttttaagaTAATGAGTCAAATGCGGGAAAGAGTTTGGAGAAGACCTCCCTTTTGTAGTAGTTGCTGCAAAATTGTTTCTAGCCTTTGCGTAATTtcgttttggttgcacctgcttcttgcaaggttgcttttggattgcacctgtttccctattttttttttcaaacaaagaacaatttgtcagtttgaaatggtggttggttttgtggccttgattgtttcagtcacttggTCTCGGTCTTTTTAGTTGCAACTGGTTGTTTCCTGAATATCGATTGCATTTCTAACCTCGGAGAACCTCTGGCTTTTCCGAACTTTGCCATGATGGTTAGttacgtgggacttaaccttttaaacttttattttgcccttgtgggcatttgactttgaatttcctctttcaacagtttttgatttcgaaacatcggccaacatggccagttggagtcaacttgatgcccttgccgagattgggtgccttttcttttgcatattggcttgtatcaagtgagaaccctgtaaatcagtcctgccttcccttctttgtcttagtttcagaacagagttaaaccgaaaaggattcaaagaaaagcaaacaatggaatggacaaatgaatttagacaagaggtatccctttcggggaaaagaaagaaggacttatctggagtgtatacaaacttcaatgaacatgacatgcctctaggactagatgcctgatctgtgtaaactgtccaactctcagaaattcatcacaactcttgCTTTGAGACTGAGAAACTTTGCCCAGGATGTGTCGATGtcagtgactgtgaggatcctcttttcgatcagtggcgccctttgtgggttttcaccagctggcctctctcatttctcttctcaccatcgctttgtagtgctctttgtgagttttcactaacaagactctctcattttcgaacttctctgcttaccatcgccttatggtgcccgtgaggttttcaccaataagactctctcattttatttctcttattttgttgtatcagatccgagtaactgtatgctcccattttgaatctctttttcgattgatcggaaggacttgaaaaggatttgggtaaaaaggatttggattgaattacaactttggaacctttcagacaaAACCATCGCCAAACCATTATAATATCTGCCCCAATTTCACTTTTGAGGGAATTTgggtttttgttttggtgtgaccgaaccccagagagaggctgcctacgtatcctttcggaatcaagtcaaacgtagttcaaggaaagtttttttttttatctttttttttcccGTAGTAACttccaggttccaaagagggtgatcaaagaaacaaaaaaggGTCAAACATTATACCTTTTGACCGCATCTGCATTGACAGCTGTTTCGGGGTCATTTCCTTCAATGTCTCCCAAGTACAGCGCTCCTTTCGGCAACAGTTTTCTTATAATGtacggacctttccaatttggagcaaatTTTTCTTTTGCTTCCTCATGATGCGGGAGAATACGTCTCAGAACTAGTTGCCCCACTTCGAATTTCCTGGGTCGCACTTTCTTGTTATAGGCACGTGcaattctttgttggtacaactgcctgtGGAAAACTGCGGTcaatcgcttttcatcaatcatagttaaTTATTCCAATCGGGCCTTGAtccattcatcatcctcgatctcggcttcaacaatgattcgaagagagggaatttcaacttctgcagGGATTacggcttcagtgccataaaccaataagtaaggCGTAGCCCCAACTGATGTGCGCACGGTTGTGCGATATCCCAATAAAGCGAAAGGCAGCTTTTCATGCCACTGTCtagaactttgaatcattttcttgaggatcttcttgatattcttgtttgcagcTTCAACAGCGCCATTAACTTTGGGCTGATAAGGGGTAGAATTACGATACGTAATCTTAAATTGTtcgcatacctccctcatcaagTGGCTGTTCATATTTGCAGCATTATCTgtaatgatagttttaggaataccaaaacgacaaataatgttggaatgcacgaagtccaccaccgctttcttggtgacggctttgaaagtgactgcttcaacccactttgtaaaataatcaatggcaaccaagatgaatctgtgcccatttgaagctttcggttcgattggcccaatgacatccataccccaggCAACGAATGGCCAAGGTGCTGACATAGGATGTAACTCTGAAGGCGGTGCGTGAATCCGGTCACCGTGTATCTGACACTGATGACACTTCCGGACAAAACTAAAGCAATcattttccatggtcatccagtaataacctgcccgaaggattttctttgcaagGACATATTCGTTCATGTGAGGTCCACATACTCCCGAATGCACTTCATTCATGATCTTTTCAGCTTCTAGGGCATCTACACACCTCAAGAGATTCAGATCTTGAGTTCTTTTGTACAAGATTTCTCTACTCAAGAAGAAACCGCTGGCAAGCCTTCTAATGGTTCTCTTTTGGTCTCCACTAGCATGTTCgggatatttctttattttcataaaccttttgatatcatgataccatggcTGAACATCTGGTTCTATTTCAATTGTATTACAATAACCATGCCTCTCTCAAATTTAGATTTCCAGTGGGTCAATATGGACATTGCCCGGATACGGCAGCATTGAGGCCAAAGTAGCTAATGCATCAGCTAACTCGTTGTGGAATCGAGGAATATACCTGAACTCGACGGACTTGAATCGTTTGCTAAGATCTTCCACATGTTGCCTATATAGGATAAGCTTGATATCTCGAgtttcccattcaccttgggcttgccgaatGATCAAATTTGAATCTCCATGATTAACAATTCTTCCACATCCAGATCAACTACCATATTCATGCCCATAATGCAGGCTTCATACTCAGCTGTGTTgttggtacagaagaaccgaagtcgGGTTGTGGCCGGATAGTGCTGACCGGTGGGTAAAACCAAAATTGCCCCAATCCCGACACCTTTTGCATTTACATctccatcaaagaacattttccaaGCATTGGTGTCTTCTAGAATTACTTCAACTGAATTTACTTCCTCGTCCGGAAAGTAAGTACTTAGGGGTTGGTattcatcatcaaccgggttCTCAGCTAGATGATCTGCCAAGGCTTAAGCTTTCATCGATGTACGGGTGACATAGACAATATCGAACTcagtgagcaggatttgccattttgctaaccttCCGTGGGCATTGGTTTCTGGAatatgtacttcagaggatccattctagttatgagatatgtggtgtaggccaaaagataatgtttGAACTTCTGGGCGACCCAAGTTAGGGCGCAACAAGTTCTTTCCAACAAAGTATACTTGGCTTCATAAATGGTAAACTTCTTGATCAAGTAGTATATGGCCTTCTCTCTCTTCCCGGTCACATGATGTTGCCCCAGGACACAGCCAAAGGAATTTTCCAAGACTGTCAgatacaagaacaaaggtcttcctagctcgggtggaaccaacactagcggatttgacagatattctttgatcttatcaaaagccTCTTGACATTCATCTGTCCATTTGATCACTGCATCTTTCTTCAGCaacttaaatatgggctcacacgtggtagtaagctgagcaatgaacctgctgatgtaattcaatctcccTAGCAGACTCATGACCTCTTTCTTTGTTCTCGGAGGTGGCAAATCCCGAATAGACTTTATCTTTGTCGGATCTAACTCAATACCCCTCCGGCTGACTATAAACCCCagaagtttcccagatggaactgcGAATGCACATTTGactggattcaatttcaaatcataCCTGCGCAGACGCTCAAAGAACTTTCTCAGATCTTGCACATGGCCTTCTTGTGTTCTggatttaatgatcacatcatccacatacacctcaatttcctggtgcatcatgtcatggaagatgccagtcatggctctcatgtaagttgccccggcatttttcaaaccgaatggcatgactctgTAACAATAAGTGCCCCACGGCGTGGTGAAAGCCGTCTTTTCTACGTCGTCCTCATCCATCAGAACCTGGTGATACCCAGCATAACAATCCACTAAAGACTGTATCTCATGTTTGGCACAGTTATCAACAAGAATATGAATGTTTAGCAGTGGAAAGTTGTCcttgggacttgctttgttcaaatcttgataatcaacacacactcgggttttcccatctttctttggcactgGGACCACATTAGCCAACCATGTGGTGTATCGGACCACCCGAATCACACCAGCTTTTAATTGTTTGGAGACTTCTTTTTTGATCTTATCACTGATTTCCGTTTTAAactttctttgcttttgttgtacGGGTGGGTAACGGGGGTAAGTTGGCAATTTATATACTACCAAGTCAACGCTCAAACctggcatatcatcataggaccatgcaaacacatccttgaattcaaacaaaagttGGATCAATACATCCCTAGTTCTTTCATCGGCGTGAATGCTTATCATGGTTTCTCGGACCTCTTCtggactgcccaaattaactggcTCGGTTTCATTTATgtttggcttaggcttattctcaaattgtttcaattctcgatttatttccctaaaagcctcatcttcatcatattctggatcttgattcattatttcacagttagacatcgttttaggatctgggcatgaagtccgcaagcatgtcatgtcatttaAGTACGCATTATTAGaactgaaaaggaaaagataagaaaaatagcaaaattagaataaagaaaaaggaaacatccattgatgatgaaatattgatttcatttcattgaattgaagATAAGAGggtttacatcaaaatcaaaagacaataaaataaaaaaattcgagttacaccctgaaataactcgTAATGTAGAAAAGATGGCAAGACTGGACTACCGGGATTTCCGCCTGACAGGGAATGGGGTAGCTTTCCAATTCTGAAGCTTGGCATTTGGCCCCATGTATAACACCTCAGCAGTGCTCGTTCCTTCCCCCGGCTGGACCATGTGGAACTCATACAACATTCGTTTCATGGCTTCACAAATATCCTCAATCTCTTCAGCTGTGaaggcctcttcttcttcttcttcttcttcttcttcttcttcttcttcttcttcttcttcttattcttcttcttcttcttcttcttctacataTTTGGGATCAATAAATGACTTGATGAGATGCAGAACGGGCTGAGGCAGGACCCACCCATTTTTCTTGCGCTCATCAGCCCATTTTCTATCGGCCTTTGTAGCTCGGAAACCTACGCCGAAGAACTTCTCATTGGCGGTTGACGTAACGGGCTCTATGATGCCTTATAGATATACCCCGAGCCCCTTTCTGGGATTGTACCCATGTTTAATAATTTCAGTGGCTACCATGACCGAGGCATTAGATAAGCAAGGATGAGGGAATGGGGGCCCTTCTTTGCATTGATCAGCGATCACAATTTCGAAGGCTTGGTAGACAATGTGCTCACTTTCTTCTCTAGCTTCGAGACATGGGACTAAAGGGTCCCTGTAAATGGACTGTTCATCCTCCCCGTGGACAACAATTTCTTGGTTTTCATGTTaaaatttgaccatttgatgaaGAGTGGAGAGCACAACTCCTGCagtgtgaatccatggtcttcctaggaGAAAATTATATGAAGTATCCATGTCCAGAACTTGGAAAGTTACTTCGAAATCCACAGGGCCAAtggtcaaaatcaaatcaatttccCCTATTGTGTCTCGTTTGACACCATCAAAAGCACGCACACATACATTGTTTGGTCGGATTCTTTCTATTCTAATTTTCATCCTCTGGAGCGTTGAGAGAGGGAAAATGTCAACCCCAGACCCACCATCTAGCATGACTCTCTTCATATAATAACCTTCGCATTTGACAGTCAAGTGAAGGGCTTTGTTGTGGGTGGCTCCCTCTTGGGTCAAATCATCACGGCTGAAGGAAATCCTATTAACTTTAAAGAATTGTTCAGCCATTCTTTTCAGTTGTTCAACTGAAGTTTCAACCGGGACATATGCCTCGTTCAATGTTTTCAGGAGTACCTTCTAATGTTCATTTAAGCTAATAAAAAGAGATAAAAGTGAAACCTGGGAAGGAGTCTTCCTGAGCTGGTTAATTATTGCATATTCCGAAGTTTTTATTTTTCGGAAAAACTCTTCTGCTTCCTCAGAACTCACAGGCTTCTTAGGAGGAAACCGTTTATCCTTGCTCAGTTTTAACATCTTTTGCTCTTCTGGTTTGTGGTACTTCCTAGGTTGGTTCATTTCGTTCACCTCTCCCATAATCTCTTTCCCCTTGTAAGTAACCATTATTTTGCTATAATTCCAGGGGACTGCAATGGGGTCTCTCATAGGGCTCTGTGGTGCGTGGCTAATAACCACGGGCTCATTCAGCCTTGGTGAAATTACCGGCCCCCGCACCACATAAGTCCCTTTTGGCACATACAACTTTGGCACATTTAGCGTAACTTTCCTCTGCTCAAATCTTTTGGGAGTGTTCAACATGAGTTGTTCTTTCCTTGGGGCCCTAGGAACATAGAGAATTGCGTCCTTAGCAGGTGCTGCCTCAGTATTTGTTTCTGTAATTTGAGGAGTTAGAGTGATTTTCTTCTCATTTCTGGCTTGTTTCACCGCCGCTTTAGGTCTTGCCTCTGAATCGACAATGGCGATAATAGCTTTCAAAGCTGGATAAAACTCTttatcatcacaaatcattctaATGACCAACTCGTTGTTGTGAGTCGGTAATGGATTGTTAGTCACATTGGGGACTTCCTCGTCCCTCAGCACCACTCGTTTTTGTTCTATCAAATTCTCAACGGCTCTCTTGAGAGTCCAACAATCCTTCGTATCATGACCCTCTACCCCTGAATGATAGGCACACCTAGTACCGGGCCGGTATGATGGAGATTCCGGATTTTTCCGGTTTGGAGGCACAAGTTGCAATAGACCCATCTGGACTAATTTTGGAAACAAGCTAGAGTAGGACTCACCAATAGGGCTGAAGTCGTTTCTCCTAGGATGCTCACGAGGGTGTGTATTATGTTGGTAATTTTTTTGGGGGGACGGgggttatatggagcttggtaaggatggttatttctgggaggtggagctcggttttggttgTAGTGTTGTTGTGGCCGTGTAGTTGggcattcatcaccgcatagggaggcggtgccacgGCATATGCTGCATCTTGATGGGAGTAGTAGTGTTGTGGGGTTCTGGAAGGCAGGTAAGAATGATCGCAGGATCGATGGGGGCCTCTCAAACCTGAAGTCATCATGGCTCCTTCTTCCCTCTTCTTTCGATTTGCTAAACCTCCCGAGCCGTTCTGGATGGCTTGGGAGGTGGCTCTCAAAGCAGATTGACTTATGATTCGGCCAGTTTTCAAgccattttctaccatttctcCGATTTTTATGGCCTCTGCAAAAGGTTTGCCCATTGCAGACATCATCATCTGAAAGTAATCGGCCTCTTGGGCCTGCAAGAAAACATTGACCATTTTTGCCTCATCCATAGGCGGTTTCACTCTGGATGCTTGCTCACGCCACTTGATAGCATATTCACGGAAGCTTTCCGCGGTTTTCTTCTTGAAATTGGTCAGAGAATTCCTATCTGGAGCTATATCAATATTGTATTGAAATTGCCTGACGAAATCTCGGGCCAAGTCATCCCATATTTGCCAATGGGAGATGTCCTGATCTATATACCATTCTGACACAATTCCCATCAAGCTCTCCCCGAAATAGGCCATCAAaagttcttcttttccacctgcccCTCTCAG
The DNA window shown above is from Nicotiana tomentosiformis chromosome 8, ASM39032v3, whole genome shotgun sequence and carries:
- the LOC138897014 gene encoding uncharacterized protein — translated: MEQERAMRNPEQEEMVRKMKSLEKGLKNMQGLSGQKSVSYSDLCMFPHVHLPVGFKMPKFKKYDGHGDPIAHLKRYCNLLRGAGGKEELLMAYFGESLMGIVSEWYIDQDISHWQIWDDLARDFVRQFQYNIDIAPDRNSLTNFKKKTAESFREYAIKWREQASRVKPPMDEAKMVNVFLQAQEADYFQMMMSAMGKPFAEAIKIGEMVENGLKTGRIISQSALRATSQAIQNGSGGLANRKKREEGAMMTSVQMGLLQLVPPNRKNPESPSYRPGTRCAYHSGVEGHDTKDCWTLKRAVENLIEQKRVVLRDEEVPNVTNNPLPTHNNELVIRMICDDKEFYPALKAIIAIVDSEARPKAAVKQARNEKKITLTPQITETNTEAAPAKDAILYVPRAPRKEQLMLNTPKRFEQRKVTLNVPKLYVPKGTYVVRGPVISPRLNEPVVISHAPQSPMRDPIAVPWNYSKIMVTYKGKEIMGEVNEMNQPRKYHKPEEQKMLKLSKDKRFPPKKPVSSEEAEEFFRKIKTSEYAIINQLRKTPSQVLLKTLNEAYVPVETSVEQLKRMAEQFFKVNRISFSRDDLTQEGATHNKALHLTVKCEGYYMKRVMLDGGSGVDIFPLSTLQRMKIRIERIRPNNVCVRAFDGVKRDTIGEIDLILTIGPVDFEVTFQVLDMDTSYNFLLGRPWIHTAGVVLSTLHQMKKKKKKKNKKKKKKKKKKKKKKKKKKRPSQLKRLRIFVKP